A portion of the Pseudomonas sp. GR 6-02 genome contains these proteins:
- a CDS encoding LysR family transcriptional regulator, with protein MSEMDDLAAFAVLIEAGSFTLAAQQLGCSKGQLSKRISLLETRFGVVLLQRTTRRLSLTAAGAALLPQAQALVVQVERARQALARLKDDMAGPVRMTVPVSLGETFFDGALLEFSRQYPEVQIELELNNNYRDLSRDGFDLAIRSEVANDERLVARPLLAWHEMTCASPAYLERFGEPLTPQALAEHRCLLNSHYSGREEWLYHQQHELTRVRVSGPFASNHYNLLKKAALTGAGIARLPSYLLQEELADGRLRWLLRDYQTRSMPMYLVHPYQGGLPKRTQVLADYLIGWFKRSGEALDRLQR; from the coding sequence ATGAGTGAAATGGACGATCTGGCGGCGTTCGCGGTATTGATCGAGGCGGGCAGTTTCACCCTGGCCGCCCAGCAACTGGGGTGCAGCAAGGGGCAACTCTCCAAGCGCATCAGCCTGCTGGAAACGCGCTTTGGCGTGGTGTTGCTGCAACGCACCACACGTCGCTTGAGCCTGACGGCAGCGGGTGCGGCGTTGTTGCCGCAAGCCCAGGCGCTGGTGGTGCAGGTGGAGCGTGCGCGTCAGGCATTGGCACGGCTGAAAGACGACATGGCCGGCCCTGTGCGGATGACGGTGCCGGTTTCGTTGGGGGAAACGTTCTTTGACGGCGCACTGCTGGAATTTTCCCGGCAGTACCCCGAGGTGCAGATCGAGCTGGAGCTCAACAATAACTACCGCGACTTGTCCCGGGACGGGTTTGACTTGGCGATCCGCTCGGAAGTGGCCAACGACGAACGCCTGGTCGCCCGACCGCTGCTGGCCTGGCACGAAATGACCTGTGCCAGCCCCGCGTATCTTGAGCGATTCGGTGAGCCGCTGACGCCACAGGCCTTGGCCGAACACCGTTGTCTTCTCAACAGCCATTACAGCGGTCGCGAAGAATGGCTCTATCACCAACAGCACGAATTAACGCGGGTGCGAGTGTCGGGTCCGTTCGCCAGCAACCATTACAACCTCTTGAAGAAAGCTGCACTGACCGGTGCGGGCATTGCGCGTTTGCCGTCGTATCTGTTGCAAGAGGAATTGGCTGATGGACGTTTACGCTGGCTCCTGCGTGATTATCAAACCCGCAGCATGCCGATGTATCTGGTGCATCCGTATCAGGGCGGGTTGCCTAAGCGTACCCAAGTGCTGGCGGACTATTTGATCGGTTGGTTCAAGCGCAGTGGTGAGGCGTTGGATCGGCTTCAACGATAA
- a CDS encoding RES family NAD+ phosphorylase, whose protein sequence is MVMVSQLPVLAGEQLQAYRLINSKFPPIALFDDVADANEFDVLYQIQALTNPRLQNEVGRLELIPRAEIPFGIPGCSYATAPFTHVNPTGSRFSDGSFGVLYLAASMETALAEVQHHQNQYWSNVQNLNYERFVFRGLSCTFVDEAMRDAVSIPMHDPIYDPVDYTHSHRLGKVVKDAGGLGLRYNSVRMHGNYCWALMTPRPVSSVIQTAHYEMIWNGQITSVNKISIA, encoded by the coding sequence ATGGTAATGGTGAGCCAGTTGCCAGTATTGGCCGGTGAGCAGTTGCAGGCCTACCGATTGATCAATTCAAAGTTTCCGCCCATTGCGTTGTTTGACGACGTGGCGGACGCGAACGAATTTGATGTTCTGTATCAGATACAGGCCCTCACAAATCCGAGGCTGCAAAATGAGGTAGGTCGGCTTGAGCTGATACCGCGTGCGGAAATTCCCTTTGGCATCCCTGGATGCTCTTATGCGACAGCCCCTTTCACCCACGTCAACCCAACTGGCTCGCGTTTCAGCGATGGCAGTTTCGGCGTGTTGTACTTGGCTGCCTCGATGGAAACTGCTCTGGCTGAGGTACAGCATCACCAAAATCAGTATTGGTCGAATGTCCAGAATCTCAATTACGAGAGGTTTGTTTTCCGGGGGTTATCCTGCACTTTCGTTGACGAAGCAATGAGGGATGCCGTATCCATTCCGATGCACGATCCTATCTACGATCCCGTCGACTACACGCACTCACATCGCTTGGGTAAGGTAGTCAAGGATGCAGGGGGCCTTGGCCTGCGATACAACTCCGTGCGTATGCATGGCAACTACTGCTGGGCGCTGATGACTCCCAGACCAGTCTCATCAGTCATTCAAACAGCCCACTACGAGATGATCTGGAACGGTCAGATCACTAGCGTTAATAAAATCAGCATTGCATGA
- a CDS encoding DoxX family protein — protein MNIQHNPIARAIGLLEKIPHSLIAFIARFSIAAVFWKSGQTKVEGLAIDLIDGTFELGVPRLADSTIPLFQSEYHLPLLSPELAAHLAAFAEHFFPILILIGFATRFSALALLGMTLTIQLFVYPDAYPTHGTWAAVLLYLMATGPGKLSIDHLIARRYAR, from the coding sequence ATGAACATTCAGCACAACCCCATCGCCCGCGCCATCGGGCTGCTGGAAAAAATCCCCCACAGCCTGATCGCCTTTATCGCGCGTTTTTCCATTGCCGCGGTGTTCTGGAAGTCCGGGCAAACCAAGGTGGAAGGCTTGGCCATCGACTTGATCGACGGCACCTTTGAACTCGGTGTGCCAAGGCTGGCGGACTCGACCATTCCGTTATTCCAGAGCGAATATCACCTGCCGTTGCTCTCCCCGGAACTGGCGGCGCACCTGGCGGCCTTCGCCGAGCATTTCTTTCCGATTCTGATCCTGATCGGCTTCGCCACACGCTTTTCGGCCCTGGCGCTGCTGGGTATGACCCTGACCATTCAACTGTTCGTGTACCCCGATGCGTATCCGACCCACGGCACCTGGGCGGCGGTGTTGCTGTACTTGATGGCGACTGGACCTGGCAAGTTGTCGATCGATCACCTGATTGCCCGGCGTTACGCCCGCTGA
- a CDS encoding S-type pyocin domain-containing protein, with protein MAGHKDIPRVQNPPSGDGHHVTHRFMTATELAERDARQNAHDAMFARQQAFEDSVLVPTKKDDVARSGCVFAKSCKLPDAIIDYTNPSGVVPTDSLKDYGELVLLGAREADETGVVPLKKISGTAIPAGFGSFALSGSAFAALPAVAVSTAAATLAGLVALVMPSSLGDSSLYTEDQLRSLKQARTRVRLRVEQQADGSLKGYGFYTGKNRDWEMVDVVQFSLRGSQQVADLGDGVELIWTPAEDGSSTLGIPALEAAPQAPHIWVYPPTKAADSIIVNPVYPPEYKDFILVFPADSGVLPVYIVVSVADHKYHPAPNGLTAFPDATPAKQKTRVKGRGTRMRWRTAEGRILEWDYQHGAVEMYDKRGRHLGEFDAETGNQNKPADPKRRIEP; from the coding sequence GTGGCTGGCCACAAGGACATCCCCCGGGTACAAAACCCACCGTCAGGTGACGGGCATCACGTCACTCACCGATTCATGACGGCCACCGAATTGGCCGAGCGTGATGCCAGACAAAACGCCCACGACGCCATGTTCGCAAGGCAGCAGGCCTTCGAAGACAGCGTTCTGGTCCCGACGAAAAAAGACGACGTTGCCCGCTCAGGATGCGTGTTCGCCAAGTCCTGCAAACTGCCCGATGCAATCATCGACTACACGAATCCCTCCGGCGTTGTTCCGACCGACAGCCTGAAAGACTACGGCGAACTGGTTCTACTCGGCGCTCGCGAGGCCGATGAAACCGGTGTGGTGCCGCTGAAGAAAATCAGTGGCACCGCCATCCCTGCGGGTTTCGGCAGCTTCGCCCTGAGTGGCTCAGCGTTCGCCGCATTACCCGCCGTCGCAGTCAGCACCGCTGCGGCCACCCTGGCAGGTCTGGTGGCCCTGGTCATGCCGTCGAGCCTTGGCGACAGCTCGCTCTACACCGAAGACCAACTGCGATCCCTCAAACAGGCCCGTACTCGTGTGCGTCTGCGGGTCGAGCAACAAGCTGATGGCAGTCTCAAGGGATACGGTTTCTACACTGGCAAAAACCGTGACTGGGAGATGGTCGACGTCGTGCAATTCAGCTTGCGCGGCAGTCAGCAAGTGGCTGATCTCGGGGACGGCGTTGAGCTGATCTGGACGCCGGCCGAGGACGGCTCAAGCACCCTCGGCATCCCCGCTTTGGAAGCTGCGCCACAAGCGCCGCACATCTGGGTTTACCCGCCGACGAAGGCGGCTGACAGCATCATCGTGAATCCGGTTTATCCGCCGGAGTACAAGGATTTCATTCTTGTGTTTCCGGCGGATTCGGGGGTGTTGCCGGTTTATATTGTGGTGAGTGTTGCAGACCACAAATATCATCCGGCGCCAAACGGGCTTACCGCTTTTCCTGATGCCACACCGGCAAAACAGAAGACTCGGGTCAAAGGTAGAGGCACCCGAATGCGCTGGAGAACGGCTGAAGGGCGAATTCTAGAATGGGATTATCAGCATGGAGCAGTAGAAATGTATGACAAACGAGGTCGCCATCTGGGTGAGTTTGACGCTGAAACAGGTAATCAAAACAAGCCGGCGGATCCGAAAAGAAGGATAGAACCGTGA
- the nhaA gene encoding Na+/H+ antiporter NhaA produces MPLRSTFTRFFQLEAASGLLLIAAAVLALIINNSSLSWLYNGLLDTPVVAQIGALKIAKPLLLWINDGLMALFFLLIGLEVKREVLDGQLSKPSQIVLPGAAAIGGMVVPALIYWFLNRDNPSALSGWAIPTATDIAFALGVLALLGKRVPVSLKLFLMTLAIIDDLGAIIIIAIFYSGALSTLSLALAAACIAALIGMNRLGVVKLGPYMIIGLILWVCVLKSGVHATLAGVTLAFCIPLRTKNAEPSPLLTLEHALHPWVAYGILPLFAFANAGLSLSGVTVESFTHHVPMGIAVGLLLGKTVGVFGLTWLAVKIGIAALPQGANWGQILGVAILCGIGFTMSLFVGSLAFVPGASEYAGMDRMGILTGSILAALIGYAVTAAASRKSAALPS; encoded by the coding sequence TTGCCTCTGCGTAGCACGTTCACGCGTTTCTTTCAGTTGGAAGCTGCCAGCGGTCTGCTATTGATCGCCGCAGCTGTCCTGGCCCTGATCATCAACAATTCATCGCTGTCGTGGCTCTATAACGGCCTGCTGGACACCCCCGTGGTGGCTCAGATCGGCGCGCTGAAAATCGCCAAGCCATTGCTGCTGTGGATCAACGACGGCCTGATGGCCCTGTTCTTCCTGTTGATCGGCCTGGAAGTGAAGCGCGAAGTCCTCGACGGCCAACTGTCGAAACCGTCGCAGATCGTCCTGCCCGGCGCGGCCGCAATTGGCGGCATGGTGGTGCCGGCGCTGATCTACTGGTTCCTCAACCGCGATAACCCGTCCGCGCTGAGTGGCTGGGCCATCCCGACGGCTACCGACATTGCCTTCGCCCTTGGCGTGCTGGCCCTGCTGGGTAAACGCGTGCCAGTGTCGCTGAAACTGTTCCTGATGACCCTGGCGATCATCGATGACCTTGGCGCAATCATCATCATTGCGATCTTCTATTCCGGCGCTCTGTCGACCCTGTCCCTGGCGCTGGCCGCGGCCTGCATCGCGGCCTTGATCGGAATGAACCGACTTGGTGTGGTGAAACTCGGGCCGTACATGATCATCGGGCTGATCCTTTGGGTCTGCGTACTCAAGAGCGGCGTGCATGCGACGCTGGCGGGTGTGACCCTGGCCTTCTGCATTCCACTGCGCACGAAAAACGCCGAGCCTTCGCCGCTGCTGACCCTGGAGCATGCCCTGCATCCGTGGGTGGCCTACGGCATCCTGCCGCTGTTTGCCTTCGCCAACGCTGGCTTGTCCCTGAGCGGCGTGACCGTCGAAAGCTTCACCCATCATGTACCGATGGGCATCGCCGTCGGCCTGCTGTTGGGCAAGACCGTCGGTGTCTTCGGCCTGACCTGGCTGGCGGTAAAAATCGGCATCGCCGCCCTGCCCCAAGGCGCCAACTGGGGCCAGATTTTGGGGGTGGCGATCCTTTGCGGCATCGGCTTCACCATGAGCCTGTTCGTCGGTTCCCTGGCCTTCGTGCCGGGCGCCAGTGAATATGCCGGGATGGACCGCATGGGTATTCTGACCGGCTCGATCCTGGCGGCATTGATCGGTTATGCGGTGACGGCGGCGGCGAGCCGCAAGAGTGCTGCGCTGCCTTCCTGA
- a CDS encoding NAD(P)/FAD-dependent oxidoreductase has product MLRITELKLPIDHPEEDLRPAIVQRLGIASDDLLDFTLFKRSYDARKKSSELCFIYTIDLNVRDEAAVLRTFADDRNVNVAPDVSYKVVGQAPADLSQRPIVVGFGPCGIFAGLVLAQMGFKPIILERGTEVRQRTKDTWGLWRKSVLNPESNVQFGEGGAGTFSDGKLYSQIKDPKFLGRKVLHEFVKAGAPEEILYVSKPHIGTFRLTGVVENMREQIRALGGEVRFQQRVTDVLIDDGQLVGVELHGGEQIHSKHVILALGHSARDTFRMLHGRGVYMEAKPFSVGFRIEHPQSLIDRARLGKYAGHPKLGAADYKLVHHAKNGRSVYSFCMCPGGTVVAATSEPNRVVTNGMSQYSRNERNANSGIVVGITPEVDYPGGPLAGIELQERLESHAFVLGGSNYEAPAQLVGDFIAGKPSTELGSVEPSYKPGVALGDLALALPAFAIEAIREALPAFEKQIRGYSLHDAVLTGIETRTSSPLRITRNESMQSLNVKGLFPAGEGAGYAGGILSAGVDGIRIAEAVARDILGLEA; this is encoded by the coding sequence ATGTTACGAATCACCGAACTCAAGTTGCCGATCGACCATCCCGAAGAAGACCTGCGCCCTGCCATCGTGCAGCGCCTGGGCATCGCCAGTGATGACCTGCTCGACTTCACCTTGTTCAAGCGCAGCTACGATGCGCGCAAAAAGTCCTCCGAACTGTGTTTCATCTACACCATCGACCTCAACGTTCGCGATGAGGCGGCGGTGCTGCGCACGTTCGCCGATGACCGTAACGTCAACGTGGCGCCGGATGTCAGCTACAAAGTGGTCGGCCAGGCGCCGGCCGACCTGAGCCAGCGTCCGATCGTGGTCGGCTTCGGCCCGTGCGGGATCTTCGCCGGCCTGGTGCTGGCGCAGATGGGCTTCAAGCCGATCATCCTCGAACGCGGTACCGAAGTGCGCCAGCGCACCAAAGACACCTGGGGCCTGTGGCGTAAAAGTGTGCTCAACCCCGAGTCCAACGTGCAATTCGGTGAAGGCGGCGCGGGGACATTCTCCGACGGCAAGCTCTACAGCCAGATCAAGGACCCGAAATTCCTCGGTCGCAAGGTTCTGCATGAGTTCGTCAAGGCCGGTGCGCCGGAAGAAATCCTCTACGTCAGCAAGCCGCACATCGGGACGTTCCGTCTGACCGGTGTGGTGGAAAACATGCGTGAGCAGATTCGCGCCCTGGGCGGCGAAGTGCGCTTCCAGCAGCGGGTTACCGATGTGCTGATCGACGACGGCCAACTGGTGGGCGTCGAACTCCATGGCGGCGAACAGATCCATTCGAAGCACGTGATTCTGGCCCTCGGCCACAGCGCCCGGGACACCTTCCGCATGCTGCACGGCCGTGGTGTGTACATGGAAGCCAAGCCGTTCTCGGTGGGGTTCCGCATCGAACACCCGCAGTCGCTGATCGACCGCGCGCGCCTTGGCAAATACGCCGGCCACCCGAAACTCGGCGCTGCCGACTACAAACTGGTGCACCACGCCAAGAACGGTCGATCGGTCTACAGCTTCTGCATGTGCCCGGGCGGCACCGTAGTGGCGGCGACCTCCGAGCCGAACCGCGTGGTCACCAACGGCATGAGCCAATACTCGCGTAACGAGCGCAACGCCAACTCCGGGATCGTCGTCGGCATCACCCCGGAAGTCGATTATCCGGGCGGCCCACTGGCCGGCATCGAGTTGCAGGAACGCCTGGAATCCCACGCCTTTGTGCTGGGCGGCAGCAACTACGAAGCACCGGCGCAACTGGTCGGCGACTTCATTGCCGGCAAGCCATCCACCGAATTGGGCAGCGTCGAGCCGTCCTACAAACCGGGCGTTGCCTTGGGTGACTTGGCCCTGGCCCTGCCGGCGTTCGCCATCGAAGCGATTCGCGAAGCCCTGCCAGCGTTCGAGAAGCAGATTCGTGGCTACTCGCTGCACGACGCCGTGTTGACCGGGATCGAGACGCGCACCTCTTCGCCGCTGCGCATTACCCGTAACGAGTCGATGCAGAGCCTGAACGTGAAGGGTTTGTTCCCGGCGGGTGAAGGCGCGGGTTATGCGGGCGGGATTCTGTCGGCGGGTGTCGACGGGATTCGGATTGCTGAAGCGGTTGCCCGGGATATCCTTGGCCTAGAAGCCTGA
- a CDS encoding BufA1 family periplasmic bufferin-type metallophore, with protein MTATTRTLSATALVLALGSALSIAAVSTAHAADANMEKCFGVAMKGHNDCAAGAGTTCAGTAKTDYQANAWKLVPKGTCATTMSKTSPTGFGQMEAYKAKS; from the coding sequence ATGACTGCTACCACCCGCACCCTGTCCGCCACCGCCCTGGTTCTGGCACTTGGTTCTGCCCTGAGCATCGCCGCTGTCTCCACGGCCCATGCCGCTGACGCCAACATGGAAAAATGCTTCGGCGTGGCCATGAAAGGTCATAACGATTGCGCCGCTGGTGCTGGTACCACTTGCGCTGGCACCGCCAAAACCGACTACCAGGCCAACGCCTGGAAGCTTGTCCCCAAGGGCACCTGCGCCACCACAATGAGCAAGACCTCGCCAACCGGCTTCGGCCAGATGGAAGCCTACAAAGCCAAGTCGTAA
- a CDS encoding short chain dehydrogenase: MKILLIGASGTVGSAIDHELSQRHKIVRIGRKSGDFQVDISDSASIRKLFEQTGNFDALICAAGSVNFVPLATMTAQDFELGLRDKLMGQVNLLLIGREFANDGASFTFTTGILSHDPIRTGSSAALVNGALDAFVRAAAIELPRGLRINSVSPNVLVEAMGSYAPYFRGFKPVPAADVALAYAKSVEGLQTGQTYRVG, translated from the coding sequence ATGAAAATTCTGTTGATTGGCGCCTCCGGCACCGTCGGTTCGGCCATTGACCATGAACTGTCCCAGCGCCACAAAATCGTCCGTATCGGCCGTAAAAGCGGTGATTTCCAGGTCGACATCAGTGACAGCGCCTCGATCCGCAAACTGTTCGAACAGACCGGCAACTTCGATGCACTGATCTGCGCCGCCGGCAGTGTCAACTTCGTGCCGCTGGCCACCATGACCGCACAAGACTTCGAACTCGGCTTGCGGGACAAGCTGATGGGCCAGGTCAACCTGCTGCTGATCGGCCGGGAATTCGCCAATGACGGTGCGTCTTTCACCTTCACCACCGGCATCCTCAGCCACGATCCGATTCGTACCGGCAGCTCCGCGGCCCTGGTCAACGGTGCCCTAGACGCCTTCGTCCGTGCGGCGGCGATCGAACTGCCACGCGGTCTGCGCATCAACTCGGTCAGCCCGAACGTGCTGGTCGAAGCCATGGGCAGCTATGCGCCGTACTTCCGTGGTTTCAAACCGGTTCCCGCGGCCGACGTGGCGCTGGCCTACGCCAAAAGCGTGGAAGGCCTGCAGACCGGCCAGACCTACCGCGTCGGCTAA
- a CDS encoding PLP-dependent cysteine synthase family protein: MMSDNRQWAREAIRIIEADFQRSADTHLIPLPLPGLPGIELYFKDESSHPTGSLKHRLARSLFLYALCNGWLKPGAPVIEASSGSTAISEAYFARLLGLPFIAVMPASTSKEKIAQIAFYGGKSHLVDDPTQIYAESERLAHEHDGHFIDQFTYAERATDWRANNNIAESIFHQMRFEQHPEPSWLISSPGTGGTTATLGRYVRYRQHCTRVLCADAERSVFFDYYKTGDASLRLDHGSRIEGIGRPRVEASFLPKVIDAMVKVPDALSLAAMHYLAQRLGRRVGGSSGTNLIGALMAAQQMATAGESGSIVAILCDGGERYADTYYDQAWLKAQGYELSGLMDAVAASVERGEPLPASVLRANI; encoded by the coding sequence ATCATGAGCGACAACCGACAGTGGGCCCGCGAAGCCATCCGGATCATCGAAGCCGACTTCCAGCGTAGCGCCGACACCCACCTGATCCCCTTGCCGCTGCCGGGGTTGCCGGGCATCGAGTTGTACTTCAAGGATGAGTCGAGCCATCCCACCGGCAGCCTGAAACATCGGCTGGCGCGCTCGTTGTTCCTCTATGCGCTGTGTAACGGCTGGCTCAAGCCCGGTGCGCCGGTGATTGAAGCGTCCAGCGGTTCGACGGCGATTTCCGAGGCGTACTTCGCCCGGCTGCTGGGTTTGCCGTTCATTGCGGTGATGCCCGCGAGCACGTCCAAGGAAAAGATCGCGCAAATCGCTTTCTACGGTGGCAAGAGCCATCTGGTGGACGATCCGACGCAGATTTACGCTGAGTCCGAACGCCTGGCTCACGAACACGACGGGCATTTCATCGACCAGTTCACCTACGCCGAACGCGCCACCGACTGGCGAGCGAACAACAACATCGCCGAATCGATCTTCCATCAGATGCGCTTCGAGCAGCACCCGGAACCGAGCTGGCTGATTTCCAGCCCTGGCACCGGCGGCACCACCGCGACGCTGGGCCGTTACGTGCGCTATCGCCAGCATTGCACCCGTGTGCTGTGCGCCGATGCCGAGCGTTCGGTGTTTTTCGATTACTACAAGACCGGCGACGCCAGCCTGCGCCTCGATCACGGGTCACGGATTGAAGGCATTGGCCGGCCGCGTGTCGAGGCGTCGTTCCTGCCCAAAGTCATCGACGCGATGGTCAAGGTGCCGGACGCCTTGTCACTGGCAGCCATGCATTACCTGGCACAACGTTTGGGGCGACGGGTGGGTGGTTCGAGCGGGACCAACCTGATCGGCGCCTTGATGGCGGCCCAGCAGATGGCGACGGCGGGGGAGTCGGGGTCGATCGTGGCGATTCTGTGCGATGGCGGCGAGCGCTATGCCGACACCTATTACGATCAGGCCTGGCTGAAGGCCCAGGGGTATGAGTTGAGTGGTCTGATGGATGCCGTGGCGGCCAGCGTTGAGCGCGGAGAGCCGCTGCCGGCCAGCGTGTTGCGCGCCAATATCTGA
- a CDS encoding COG3650 family protein, which translates to MRVARSLVLVALLPLFAACQLLDGPRQSASHVGQTRMQGQLTAADGKLLFQPCNEQRSFVVNDIGGTSILQEAATLADDQGKLFADVRGRLVASGADSQLDLTQLYRVERSGTACDDPNFKQLILRAAGHGPEWNVKVSGKGMIVDRAGQPPLALPYVEEQLGDGRFNLSTEANNQRIELWVAPRRCVDSSTGSVQHMSAELRIDGQVQRGCGYFGGSRND; encoded by the coding sequence ATGCGTGTTGCCCGTTCCCTGGTACTTGTTGCCCTGCTTCCGTTGTTCGCCGCTTGCCAACTGCTCGATGGCCCACGGCAAAGTGCTTCCCATGTGGGCCAGACCCGCATGCAGGGCCAATTGACGGCGGCCGACGGCAAGCTGCTGTTCCAGCCATGTAATGAGCAACGCAGTTTCGTAGTCAATGACATCGGTGGCACCAGCATCCTGCAAGAGGCCGCGACCCTGGCCGATGATCAGGGCAAGCTGTTCGCCGATGTGCGCGGCCGGCTCGTTGCCAGTGGTGCTGACAGCCAACTCGACCTTACGCAGCTGTACCGCGTCGAGCGCTCGGGCACGGCGTGCGACGATCCCAATTTCAAGCAGCTGATCCTGCGCGCCGCCGGCCATGGCCCGGAGTGGAACGTCAAGGTCAGTGGCAAGGGCATGATCGTCGACCGCGCTGGTCAGCCGCCCCTGGCCTTGCCGTACGTTGAAGAACAACTGGGCGACGGCCGCTTCAACCTCAGTACCGAAGCCAATAATCAGCGCATCGAGCTCTGGGTCGCGCCGCGACGTTGCGTCGACAGCAGCACCGGCAGCGTGCAGCACATGAGCGCCGAGTTGCGTATCGACGGCCAGGTGCAACGTGGCTGCGGGTATTTTGGCGGATCGCGTAACGACTGA
- a CDS encoding HvfC/BufC N-terminal domain-containing protein, with translation MSTQAAFSAALLDPQRPCPEGVFSANGTDPASRFAVYRNNVQSSLINALADSYPVVMQLVGDEFFRAMAGLYVQSCPPQSPLINDYGKDFAEFIDSFEPAASVPYLADVARLERLRVQAYHAADAQPLGHEQIAAVLSDPQALSELTLGLHPSLNLLTSAFAVVAIWAAHQQDATLAGIDLGHGQNALVLRNELEVEVFAIDHGARIFIQSLRLGQPLSQALENAPAFDLSQTLALLISHNAITHLHHNQVSL, from the coding sequence ATGAGCACTCAAGCCGCTTTTTCCGCCGCCCTGCTCGATCCGCAACGGCCCTGCCCCGAGGGCGTGTTCAGTGCCAACGGTACCGATCCGGCCAGCCGTTTCGCGGTGTATCGCAACAATGTGCAGAGCTCGCTGATCAACGCCTTGGCCGACAGCTATCCGGTGGTTATGCAGTTGGTCGGTGATGAGTTTTTCCGGGCGATGGCAGGGTTGTATGTGCAAAGTTGCCCACCGCAAAGCCCGCTCATCAACGACTACGGCAAGGACTTCGCCGAGTTCATTGACAGTTTTGAACCGGCAGCCAGCGTGCCTTATCTGGCCGATGTGGCGCGGCTGGAGCGCTTGCGCGTTCAGGCCTATCACGCCGCTGATGCGCAGCCTTTGGGCCATGAGCAAATCGCCGCCGTGCTGTCGGACCCACAGGCACTGAGCGAGCTGACGCTTGGGCTTCATCCCTCCCTCAATCTGCTGACTTCAGCCTTCGCCGTGGTCGCAATCTGGGCGGCGCATCAACAGGACGCGACGCTGGCCGGGATCGACCTCGGCCACGGGCAAAACGCGCTGGTGCTGCGTAACGAACTGGAGGTTGAGGTCTTCGCCATCGACCACGGCGCCAGAATCTTCATTCAGAGCCTGCGACTCGGCCAGCCCCTGAGCCAAGCGCTGGAAAACGCGCCGGCCTTCGATCTCAGCCAAACCCTGGCGCTGCTGATCAGCCACAACGCCATCACTCATTTACACCACAACCAGGTATCGCTATGA
- the bufB gene encoding MNIO family bufferin maturase, translating into MNHSFSGLPPRSGLGLKTEHFREVLGAQPDIGFFEVHAENYMVAGGPFHHFLGLIREQYPLSLHGVGLSIGAEGPLDGQHLQRLAALIERYQPHSFSEHLAWSSHGPVFLNDLLPLAYDAPTLNRVCEHIDQVQNTLKRPMLLENPATYLAFQNSTIDEADFISEVIRRTGCGLLLDVNNVYVSCINHQRDPRAYIDALPLHAVGEIHLAGFAEDTDSLGDRLLIDDHGAPVDNAVWALYSQVLERVGPIATLIERDNRLPAFSVLHAEARHADELLHRAGSRP; encoded by the coding sequence ATGAACCATTCATTCTCCGGGCTCCCGCCCCGCTCCGGGCTGGGGCTCAAGACCGAGCACTTTCGTGAAGTGCTCGGTGCACAACCGGACATCGGTTTCTTCGAAGTCCACGCCGAAAACTACATGGTGGCCGGCGGCCCGTTTCATCATTTTCTGGGATTGATCCGCGAGCAGTATCCGCTGTCGCTGCACGGTGTTGGCCTGTCCATCGGTGCCGAAGGTCCGCTGGATGGTCAGCACCTGCAAAGGCTGGCCGCGCTGATCGAGCGCTATCAACCCCACTCCTTTTCCGAACACCTGGCCTGGTCCAGCCATGGCCCGGTGTTTCTCAATGACCTGCTGCCCCTGGCCTACGACGCGCCGACGCTGAACCGTGTCTGCGAGCACATCGATCAGGTACAGAACACCCTCAAACGCCCGATGCTGCTGGAAAACCCGGCGACATACCTGGCGTTCCAGAACTCGACAATCGATGAAGCCGACTTCATCAGTGAAGTCATTCGCCGCACCGGCTGCGGCCTGCTGCTGGACGTCAACAACGTTTACGTCTCCTGCATCAATCACCAAAGAGATCCGCGGGCCTACATCGACGCCCTGCCACTGCACGCTGTGGGAGAGATTCATCTGGCGGGGTTTGCCGAAGACACCGACAGCCTTGGTGACCGACTACTGATCGACGATCACGGTGCGCCCGTCGATAACGCGGTGTGGGCGCTGTACTCGCAGGTGCTGGAGCGGGTCGGCCCGATCGCCACGTTGATCGAACGCGACAACCGGTTACCGGCCTTCAGTGTGTTGCACGCCGAAGCCCGTCATGCCGATGAGTTGCTGCACCGCGCAGGGAGCCGGCCATGA